A portion of the Enterobacter sp. SA187 genome contains these proteins:
- a CDS encoding type 2 GTP cyclohydrolase I, whose translation MKNSDLEKLINDKLNSGAFSDYGPNGLQVEGRDSVQKIITGVTASQALLDEAVRLGADAVIVHHGYFWKNEAPIIRGMKRNRLKTLLANDINLYGWHLPLDAHPELGNNVQLAKLLGITVMGQVDDLVPWGELAIPVPGPELASWIEARLGRRPLWCGDTGPEEIRRVAWCTGGGQGFIDSAARFGVDAFITGEVSEQTIHSAREQGLHFYAAGHHATERGGIRALSEWLTENTDLDVTFIDIPNPA comes from the coding sequence ATGAAAAATAGCGATCTGGAAAAACTGATCAACGACAAACTCAACAGTGGCGCGTTCAGCGATTACGGCCCGAACGGACTCCAGGTTGAAGGGCGCGACAGCGTACAAAAAATTATTACCGGCGTCACCGCCAGCCAGGCGCTGCTGGATGAAGCCGTGCGCCTGGGCGCGGACGCGGTGATCGTCCATCACGGCTATTTCTGGAAAAACGAAGCGCCGATCATTCGCGGCATGAAGCGTAACCGCCTGAAAACCCTGCTGGCCAACGACATCAACCTCTACGGCTGGCACCTGCCGCTGGACGCGCACCCGGAGCTGGGCAACAACGTGCAGCTGGCGAAGCTGCTCGGCATCACGGTGATGGGCCAGGTGGACGATCTGGTGCCCTGGGGCGAGCTGGCGATCCCGGTGCCCGGCCCGGAGCTGGCTTCGTGGATCGAAGCGCGTCTGGGGCGCAGGCCGCTGTGGTGTGGCGACACCGGGCCGGAGGAGATCCGGCGTGTCGCATGGTGCACCGGCGGCGGTCAGGGCTTTATCGACAGCGCCGCGCGTTTTGGCGTGGATGCCTTTATCACCGGCGAAGTTTCGGAGCAGACCATTCACTCCGCCCGTGAGCAGGGCCTGCATTTCTATGCGGCGGGTCATCACGCCACCGAGCGCGGCGGTATTCGCGCCCTGAGCGAATGGCTGACGGAAAATACCGATCTGGACGTCACCTTTATTGATATTCCTAATCCAGCCTGA
- the pxpB gene encoding 5-oxoprolinase subunit PxpB: protein MQRARCYLLGETAVVLELEPPVTLASQKRIWRLVQRAMTIPDVVDVIPGMNNVTVVLRDPQGNALDAIERLQRWWEESEALEPDPRLIEIPVIYGKEDGPDLPHVASHCGLSEKQVVELHASVDYQVWFLGFQPGFPYLGSLPAQLATPRHAEPRLSVPAGSVGIGGEQTGIYPLPTPGGWQLIGRTPLALFDPHSAEPVLLRPGDTVRFVPQKEGIC, encoded by the coding sequence GTGCAGCGAGCGCGTTGTTATCTGTTAGGTGAAACGGCTGTCGTGCTTGAACTTGAGCCGCCGGTCACGCTGGCCAGCCAGAAGCGGATCTGGCGACTGGTTCAGCGGGCGATGACCATCCCCGATGTGGTGGATGTCATTCCCGGTATGAATAATGTCACCGTGGTATTGCGCGATCCCCAGGGAAACGCGCTGGATGCCATTGAGCGTTTACAGCGCTGGTGGGAGGAGAGCGAGGCGCTGGAGCCGGATCCGCGCTTGATTGAAATCCCGGTGATCTACGGCAAAGAGGACGGCCCCGATCTGCCGCACGTCGCCAGCCACTGCGGCCTGAGCGAAAAACAGGTGGTGGAGCTGCACGCGTCGGTGGATTACCAGGTCTGGTTTCTCGGTTTTCAGCCGGGCTTTCCCTATCTTGGCAGCCTGCCCGCACAGTTAGCGACCCCGCGCCATGCGGAGCCGCGCCTTAGCGTGCCTGCCGGATCGGTGGGCATCGGCGGCGAGCAGACCGGCATCTATCCGCTGCCGACGCCCGGCGGCTGGCAGCTGATTGGCCGCACGCCGCTGGCGCTCTTTGATCCGCACAGCGCTGAACCTGTTCTGCTGCGCCCCGGCGACACCGTGCGTTTTGTGCCGCAAAAGGAGGGCATATGCTGA
- the pxpC gene encoding 5-oxoprolinase subunit PxpC, whose protein sequence is MLKIIRAGMYTSVQAGKRKGLRQSGISYSGAMDGPALEIANALVGNEADAAALEITLGQCEIEFTHDGWFALTGAGCDAQLDGKAVWTGWRQAMSAGQRLTLKSPQRGMRSYLAVAGGIDVPEVMGSRSTDLKTGTGGFKGRLLKEGDVLPVLPASRQFSGPQGVKQLLWGNRIRVLPGPEYHSFDKNSLEAFWRLPWQLSPQSNRMGYRLQGAQLTRTDTRELLSHGLIPGVIQVPHNGQPIVLMNDAQTTGGYPRIGCVIEADMYHLAQIRLGDPIHFVPCTLEEALKARREQRLFLDQLAYGVRGDR, encoded by the coding sequence ATGCTGAAGATTATTCGCGCGGGGATGTATACCTCCGTACAGGCCGGAAAACGCAAAGGGCTGCGCCAGTCCGGCATCAGCTATAGCGGCGCGATGGACGGCCCGGCGCTGGAAATCGCCAATGCGCTGGTGGGCAACGAGGCCGACGCCGCCGCGCTGGAAATTACGCTCGGCCAGTGCGAAATCGAATTCACCCACGACGGCTGGTTTGCGCTGACCGGCGCAGGCTGCGACGCGCAGCTTGACGGCAAAGCGGTGTGGACCGGCTGGCGTCAGGCGATGAGCGCAGGGCAGCGTTTGACCCTGAAAAGCCCGCAGCGTGGTATGCGCAGTTATCTGGCCGTGGCGGGCGGGATCGATGTTCCGGAAGTGATGGGCTCGCGCAGTACCGATTTAAAAACCGGCACCGGCGGCTTTAAGGGCCGGTTGCTGAAAGAGGGCGACGTGCTGCCGGTGCTGCCCGCGTCGCGGCAGTTCAGCGGTCCGCAGGGCGTCAAACAGTTACTCTGGGGCAACCGCATCCGCGTGCTGCCGGGGCCGGAATATCACTCCTTCGATAAAAACTCCCTTGAGGCGTTCTGGCGCTTACCCTGGCAGTTAAGCCCGCAGAGTAACCGCATGGGGTATCGTTTACAGGGGGCGCAGCTGACCCGCACCGACACCCGCGAGCTGCTGTCCCACGGGCTGATCCCCGGCGTCATTCAGGTGCCGCACAACGGTCAGCCGATTGTGCTGATGAACGACGCCCAGACCACCGGCGGCTATCCGCGTATCGGCTGTGTGATCGAAGCGGATATGTATCATCTTGCGCAGATCCGCCTCGGCGATCCGATCCATTTTGTGCCCTGCACGTTAGAAGAAGCGCTGAAGGCGCGACGCGAGCAGCGGCTGTTCCTTGACCAGCTGGCTTACGGAGTGCGCGGTGATCGTTGA
- the pxpA gene encoding 5-oxoprolinase subunit PxpA codes for MIVDLNADLGEGAGCDAALLQLVSSANIACGFHAGDAQMMQDAVREALKNGVAIGAHPSFPDRENFGRTAMTLPADTVYAQMLYQIGALAAIARAQGGQVQHVKPHGMLYNQAAQDAVLADAIARAVHDLDPTLILVGLAGSKLIDAGRHYGLPTREEVFADRGYQDDGTLVPRSQPGALISDEEQALAQTLTMIQQGRVKSIHDNWVKVNAQTVCLHGDGDHALAFARRLRQAFEAHNITISAVQHA; via the coding sequence GTGATCGTTGATCTTAATGCCGATCTGGGGGAGGGCGCGGGCTGTGACGCCGCGCTGCTGCAACTGGTTTCTTCTGCCAACATCGCCTGCGGTTTTCACGCCGGTGACGCGCAGATGATGCAGGACGCGGTACGCGAAGCGCTGAAAAACGGCGTCGCCATTGGCGCGCACCCCTCCTTCCCGGATCGGGAAAACTTTGGCCGCACGGCGATGACGCTGCCTGCGGACACCGTTTATGCGCAGATGCTGTATCAGATCGGCGCGCTGGCGGCCATTGCCAGGGCGCAGGGCGGGCAGGTGCAGCACGTCAAACCCCACGGCATGCTCTATAACCAGGCGGCGCAGGACGCGGTGCTGGCGGATGCCATCGCCCGCGCGGTGCACGATCTGGATCCGACGCTCATTCTGGTGGGGCTGGCGGGTAGCAAGCTCATCGACGCGGGCAGGCACTATGGCCTGCCAACGCGCGAAGAAGTCTTTGCCGACCGGGGATATCAGGACGACGGCACTCTGGTGCCGCGCTCGCAGCCCGGCGCGCTCATCAGCGATGAAGAGCAGGCGCTGGCGCAGACGCTGACCATGATCCAGCAGGGCCGGGTGAAAAGCATTCACGACAATTGGGTGAAGGTGAACGCGCAAACCGTCTGTCTGCATGGCGACGGCGATCATGCGCTGGCCTTTGCGCGCCGCCTGCGACAGGCGTTTGAGGCACATAACATTACCATTTCGGCGGTGCAGCATGCCTGA
- the nei gene encoding endonuclease VIII, giving the protein MPEGPEIRRAADTLEAAIGGQPLTDAWFAFDRLQPYAADLIGQHVTHMETRGKALLTHFSGGLTLYSHNQLYGVWRVVKAGETPQTTRILRVKLQTAERAILLYSASDIEMLTPEQLASHPFLQRVGPDVLDMSLTVEEVKARLCSPKFCRRQFSGLLLDQAFLAGLGNYLRVEILWHSGLAPTHKAAQLSDAQIEVLAQALLDIPRLSYQTRGKAKENKHHGALFRFKVFHRAGKKCERCGGIIEKTTLSSRPFYWCPGCQI; this is encoded by the coding sequence ATGCCTGAAGGCCCGGAGATCCGCCGGGCGGCGGATACCCTTGAAGCGGCTATCGGCGGGCAACCGCTGACCGACGCCTGGTTCGCCTTTGACCGTCTGCAACCCTACGCCGCTGATCTTATCGGCCAGCATGTGACCCATATGGAGACGCGCGGTAAAGCGCTGCTGACGCATTTTTCCGGCGGCCTGACGCTGTACAGTCATAATCAGCTGTATGGCGTCTGGCGCGTGGTAAAAGCGGGGGAAACGCCGCAGACGACGCGTATTCTGCGGGTGAAGTTGCAGACCGCCGAACGCGCAATACTGCTCTACAGCGCCTCGGACATTGAGATGCTGACACCGGAGCAGCTGGCAAGCCATCCGTTCTTACAGCGCGTCGGCCCTGACGTGCTGGACATGAGCCTGACGGTGGAGGAGGTGAAAGCGCGGCTGTGCTCGCCAAAATTCTGCCGCCGACAGTTTTCCGGTCTGCTGCTGGACCAGGCGTTTCTTGCCGGGCTGGGCAATTATCTGCGGGTGGAGATCCTCTGGCACAGCGGGCTTGCGCCAACGCATAAAGCGGCGCAATTAAGTGACGCGCAGATCGAGGTGCTGGCGCAGGCGCTGCTGGATATTCCCAGGCTCTCGTACCAGACGCGCGGCAAGGCAAAAGAGAACAAACATCACGGGGCGCTGTTTCGCTTTAAGGTGTTTCACCGGGCAGGGAAGAAATGTGAGCGGTGCGGGGGGATCATTGAGAAAACCACGCTGTCGTCGCGGCCGTTTTACTGGTGTCCGGGGTGTCAGATTTGA
- a CDS encoding citrate synthase: protein MADKKATITYNSEDAIELDVLKGTLGQDVIDIRSLGSKGVFTFDPGFTSTASCESKITFIDGDEGILLHRGFPIDQLATESNYLEVCYILLYGEKPSQEEYDDFRTIVTRHTMIHEQITRLFHGFRRDSHPMAVLCGVTGALAAFYHDSLDVNNPRHRDIAAFRLLSKMPTVAAMCYKYSIGQPFVYPRNDLSYAGNFLHMMFSTPCEPYEVNPVLERAMDRILVLHADHEQNASTSTVRTAGSSGANPFACIAAGIASLWGPAHGGANEAALKMLEEISTVEHIPEFVRRAKDKNDSFRLMGFGHRVYKNYDPRATVMRETCHEVLKELGTKDDLLEVAMELEHIALNDPYFIERKLYPNVDFYSGIILKAMGIPSSMFTVIFAMARTVGWIAHWNEMHDDGIKIARPRQLYTGYEQRDFKSELTNR, encoded by the coding sequence ATGGCTGATAAGAAAGCAACCATCACTTACAATAGTGAAGATGCTATTGAACTGGATGTGCTAAAAGGCACGCTCGGTCAGGATGTTATTGATATTCGTAGTCTGGGTTCGAAAGGGGTATTTACTTTTGACCCTGGTTTCACCTCTACCGCATCTTGCGAATCCAAAATCACCTTTATCGACGGTGACGAAGGTATCCTGCTCCATCGCGGTTTCCCGATTGATCAGTTAGCCACTGAATCCAACTATCTGGAAGTGTGCTACATCCTGCTGTACGGTGAAAAACCGAGCCAGGAAGAGTATGACGATTTCCGCACCATCGTCACCCGTCACACCATGATCCACGAGCAGATCACCCGTCTGTTCCACGGTTTCCGTCGCGATTCACACCCGATGGCTGTGCTGTGCGGCGTGACCGGCGCGCTGGCGGCTTTCTATCATGACTCGCTGGACGTCAACAATCCGCGCCACCGTGACATCGCTGCATTCCGTCTGCTGTCCAAAATGCCGACGGTCGCCGCCATGTGTTACAAATATTCTATCGGCCAGCCGTTTGTTTATCCGCGTAACGATCTCTCCTATGCCGGTAACTTCCTGCATATGATGTTCTCCACGCCGTGCGAGCCGTACGAAGTGAACCCGGTGCTGGAACGCGCGATGGATCGTATCCTCGTGCTGCACGCGGATCATGAGCAGAACGCCTCTACTTCTACCGTGCGTACCGCAGGCTCCTCCGGCGCGAACCCGTTTGCCTGTATCGCGGCAGGTATCGCTTCCCTGTGGGGACCGGCACACGGCGGCGCGAACGAAGCTGCGCTGAAAATGCTGGAAGAGATCAGCACCGTTGAGCACATTCCGGAATTCGTGCGTCGCGCCAAAGACAAGAACGATTCGTTCCGTCTGATGGGCTTCGGGCATCGTGTTTACAAAAACTACGATCCGCGCGCCACCGTAATGCGTGAAACCTGCCACGAAGTGCTGAAAGAGCTGGGCACCAAAGATGATCTGCTGGAAGTGGCGATGGAGCTGGAACACATCGCGCTGAACGACCCGTACTTCATCGAGCGTAAGCTCTATCCGAACGTGGACTTCTACTCCGGTATCATCCTGAAAGCGATGGGTATTCCGTCTTCCATGTTTACGGTGATCTTCGCGATGGCCCGTACCGTTGGCTGGATCGCGCACTGGAACGAAATGCACGACGACGGCATCAAGATCGCCCGTCCGCGCCAGCTGTACACCGGTTACGAGCAGCGTGATTTCAAATCGGAACTGACGAACCGCTAA
- the sdhC gene encoding succinate dehydrogenase cytochrome b556 subunit has product MWALFMIKNVKKQRPVNLDLTTIRFPVTAIASILHRVSGVITFVAVGILLWLLGLSLSSQEGFQSAAAIMDGFFAKFIMWGILTALAYHAVGGIRHALMDVGYLEETFEAGKRSAWVAIGITVVLSILAGVLVW; this is encoded by the coding sequence ATGTGGGCGTTATTCATGATAAAAAATGTCAAAAAACAAAGACCTGTCAATCTGGATCTGACAACGATCCGGTTTCCTGTTACGGCTATAGCGTCCATTCTGCACCGTGTTTCTGGCGTCATCACTTTTGTGGCGGTCGGGATCCTGCTGTGGTTGCTGGGCCTGTCGCTCTCCTCTCAAGAAGGCTTCCAGTCAGCCGCCGCCATCATGGACGGCTTCTTCGCTAAATTCATCATGTGGGGCATTCTCACCGCGCTGGCATATCACGCCGTCGGTGGTATTCGTCATGCATTGATGGATGTGGGCTATCTTGAAGAGACCTTCGAAGCCGGGAAACGCTCTGCCTGGGTCGCTATTGGTATTACTGTCGTGCTTTCAATTCTCGCAGGAGTCCTCGTATGGTAA
- the sdhD gene encoding succinate dehydrogenase membrane anchor subunit, with product MVSNASAFGRNGVHDFILVRATALVLTLYIIYMVGFFAISGEITYDVWTGFFSSAFTKVFTLLALFSTLIHAWIGMWQVLTDYVKSTGLRLGLQLAIVVALLVYVIYGFVVVWGV from the coding sequence ATGGTAAGCAACGCCTCCGCATTCGGACGCAACGGCGTACATGACTTCATTCTTGTTCGTGCTACCGCCCTCGTTCTGACGCTTTACATCATCTATATGGTCGGTTTTTTCGCCATTTCCGGCGAGATCACTTATGACGTCTGGACGGGTTTCTTCTCATCCGCCTTTACCAAAGTCTTCACCCTGCTGGCGCTGTTCTCCACGTTAATTCATGCCTGGATTGGCATGTGGCAGGTGCTGACCGACTACGTTAAATCAACGGGCCTGCGTCTTGGTCTGCAACTCGCCATTGTGGTTGCGCTGCTGGTTTACGTTATTTATGGATTTGTTGTGGTGTGGGGTGTGTGA
- the sdhA gene encoding succinate dehydrogenase flavoprotein subunit — MNLPVREFDAVVIGAGGAGMRAALQISQSGQTCALLSKVFPTRSHTVSAQGGITVALGNTHEDNWEWHMYDTVKGSDYIGDQDAIEYMCKTGPEAILELEHMGLPFSRLENGSIYQRPFGGQSKNFGGEQAARTAAAADRTGHALLHTLYQQNLKNHTTIFSEWYALDLVKNQDGAVVGCTALCIETGEVVYFKARATVLATGGAGRIYQSTTNAHINTGDGVGMALRAGVPVQDMEMWQFHPTGIAGAGVLVTEGCRGEGGYLLNKHGERFMERYAPNAKDLAGRDVVARSIMIEIREGRGCDGPWGPHAKLKLDHLGKEVLESRLPGILELSRTFAHVDPVKEPIPVIPTCHYMMGGIPTKVTGQALTVNAQGEDVVIPGLFAVGEIACVSVHGANRLGGNSLLDLVVFGRAAGLHLQESIAEQGALRDASESDIEASLTRVNRWNNTRSGEDPVTIRKALQECMQHNFSVFREGDAMAKGLEQLKEIRERLKTARLDDTSSDFNTQRVECLELDNLMETAYATAVSANFRTESRGAHSRFDFPDRDDENWLCHSLYLPESESMTRRSVNMEPKLRPAFPPKIRTY; from the coding sequence ATGAATTTACCAGTCAGAGAGTTTGATGCAGTCGTCATTGGTGCCGGCGGCGCAGGTATGCGCGCGGCGCTACAAATTTCCCAGAGCGGCCAGACCTGTGCGCTGCTCTCCAAAGTATTCCCGACCCGTTCCCACACCGTATCTGCGCAGGGCGGTATTACCGTTGCGCTGGGTAACACCCACGAAGATAACTGGGAATGGCACATGTATGACACGGTGAAAGGTTCCGACTATATCGGTGACCAGGACGCCATTGAATATATGTGTAAAACCGGCCCGGAAGCGATTCTGGAACTGGAACATATGGGTCTGCCGTTCTCCCGTCTGGAAAACGGCTCTATCTATCAGCGTCCGTTTGGCGGCCAGTCGAAAAACTTCGGCGGCGAGCAGGCGGCACGTACCGCCGCAGCGGCTGACCGTACCGGCCACGCGCTGTTGCATACCCTTTATCAGCAGAACCTGAAAAATCACACCACCATTTTTTCCGAATGGTATGCCCTTGACCTGGTAAAAAACCAGGATGGCGCGGTGGTAGGTTGTACTGCGCTGTGCATTGAAACCGGCGAAGTGGTGTACTTCAAAGCCCGCGCTACCGTGCTGGCGACAGGCGGCGCAGGCCGTATTTACCAGTCCACCACTAACGCCCACATCAATACCGGCGACGGTGTTGGCATGGCGCTGCGCGCTGGCGTGCCGGTGCAGGATATGGAAATGTGGCAGTTCCACCCGACCGGCATCGCCGGTGCAGGCGTTCTGGTGACAGAAGGCTGCCGTGGTGAAGGTGGTTATCTGCTGAACAAACACGGCGAGCGCTTTATGGAGCGTTATGCGCCGAACGCCAAAGACCTGGCGGGTCGTGACGTGGTGGCGCGTTCCATTATGATCGAAATCCGTGAAGGTCGCGGCTGCGACGGTCCGTGGGGTCCGCACGCGAAACTGAAGCTCGACCACCTGGGTAAAGAAGTGCTGGAATCCCGTCTGCCGGGCATTCTGGAACTTTCCCGCACCTTTGCGCACGTCGATCCGGTGAAAGAGCCGATCCCGGTGATCCCGACCTGTCACTATATGATGGGCGGTATTCCGACCAAAGTGACCGGCCAGGCGCTGACCGTTAACGCCCAGGGCGAAGACGTGGTGATCCCGGGCCTGTTCGCGGTAGGCGAAATCGCCTGCGTATCGGTACACGGCGCTAACCGCCTGGGCGGCAACTCACTGCTGGATCTGGTGGTATTTGGTCGCGCGGCTGGTCTGCACTTGCAGGAATCTATCGCCGAGCAGGGCGCACTGCGCGATGCCAGCGAATCCGATATCGAAGCTTCCCTGACCCGCGTGAATCGCTGGAACAACACCCGTAGCGGTGAAGATCCGGTGACCATTCGTAAAGCGTTGCAGGAATGTATGCAGCATAACTTCTCAGTATTCCGTGAAGGGGATGCGATGGCGAAAGGACTGGAGCAGCTGAAAGAGATCCGCGAGCGTCTGAAAACCGCGCGTCTGGACGATACCTCCAGCGACTTCAACACCCAGCGCGTCGAATGCCTTGAACTGGATAACCTGATGGAAACGGCTTACGCCACGGCAGTATCGGCGAACTTCCGTACTGAAAGCCGTGGAGCGCACAGCCGCTTTGACTTCCCGGATCGTGACGACGAAAACTGGCTGTGCCACTCCCTGTATCTGCCTGAATCGGAATCCATGACGCGCCGTAGCGTCAATATGGAACCGAAACTGCGTCCGGCATTCCCGCCGAAGATTCGTACCTATTAA
- a CDS encoding succinate dehydrogenase iron-sulfur subunit encodes MKLEFSIYRYNPDVDDAPRMQDYTLEGEEGRDMMLLDALMQLKEKDPTLAFRRSCREGVCGSDGLNMNGKNGLACITPISALGNGTKKIVIRPLPGLPVVRDLVVDMGQFYAQYEKIKPYLLNNGHNPPAREHLQSPEQREKLDGLYECILCACCSTSCPSFWWNPDKFIGPAGLLAAYRFLIDSRDTETDQRLEGLSDAFSVFRCHSIMNCVSVCPKGLNPTRAIGHIKSMLLQRSA; translated from the coding sequence ATGAAACTCGAATTTTCGATTTATCGCTATAACCCTGATGTCGACGACGCGCCGCGTATGCAGGATTACACCCTGGAAGGCGAAGAAGGCCGCGACATGATGCTGCTTGATGCGCTGATGCAGCTGAAAGAAAAAGATCCGACGCTGGCGTTTCGTCGCTCCTGCCGTGAAGGCGTGTGCGGCTCCGACGGTCTGAACATGAACGGCAAGAATGGCCTCGCCTGCATCACGCCGATTTCGGCGCTGGGTAACGGCACGAAGAAAATTGTCATCCGCCCGCTGCCCGGTTTGCCGGTCGTCCGCGATCTGGTGGTGGACATGGGGCAATTCTATGCCCAATATGAGAAGATTAAGCCTTACTTGTTGAATAATGGACATAATCCGCCAGCTCGCGAGCATCTTCAGTCGCCAGAGCAGCGTGAAAAACTGGATGGGCTGTACGAGTGTATTCTCTGTGCATGCTGTTCCACATCCTGTCCGTCATTCTGGTGGAACCCGGACAAGTTCATCGGCCCGGCGGGTCTGCTGGCTGCGTATCGCTTCCTGATCGACAGTCGCGATACCGAAACCGATCAGCGCCTCGAAGGGCTGAGCGATGCTTTCAGCGTATTTCGCTGCCATAGCATCATGAACTGCGTCAGTGTGTGTCCGAAGGGGCTGAACCCGACGCGCGCCATCGGCCATATTAAGTCGATGCTGCTGCAACGTAGTGCATAA